Within the Nitrospira sp. genome, the region TCGGACGATCGCCGAGGCCACCAAAAGCCATCCAGGCATCAACACGAGCTTGGTCTACATCGGTGCCGATCGAGCGATGAAGGGTGGCATGGAGGCACTCGACGATCCGCATATCAAGGTGGTCTCTATGATCACAGAAGGCGTCCCCGAGAAAGACGCGAAACTGCTTGGTACACATGCTAGAAAACTCGGCAAGGTGTTCAATGGGCCGTCCTCCATCGGGGTCATCTCCGCCGGAGCGTGCAGGCTTGGTGTGATCGGTGGGGCGTTCGATAACTTGGTCCTCTCAAAGCTGTATCGAGAAGGTTCGTTTGGAGTCATCACCAAGTCGGGTGGCTTGTCCAACGAAATCATCTGGATCTGCTCGCAGTTCGCTGATGGTGTGACGACGGCGATCGGCATCGGCGGTGATGCGTACCCCGGCACTGACTACGTCTCCTATCTCGAGATGTTCGAGCAGGATCCGCAGACGAAGGCGGTGGTCATCGTCGGAGAGATGGGCGGTGACCTCGAAGAGCGCGCCGCCGAGTGGTACGGCGCGAAGAAGCGGCGCATTAAGCTTATCGCCGTGGTCTCCGGCTTTTGTCAGGAAAGCCTGCCCAAGGGCATGAAATTCGGTCACGCTGGAGCGAAAGAGGGTATGAAGGGTGAAGGGTCGGCCCGTTCGAAGTCCGACGCGCTCAAAAAATCAGGGGCGATCGTCCCGCCGACGTTTGGGGCTCTAGGGCCCGCCATTAAGGAAACGTATCAAGAACTACTGAAGTCCGGTCAAGTCAAGGAAGTAGTCGAACCCTCGGTATTGCCGAAGCTCCCCAAGTCCGTGGAAGAAGCCATGAGGGCCGACGAGGTCATGGTAGCCCCGCTGATCCGGACTACCATCAGTGATGATCGCGGCGACGAGCCCTGTTACGACGGATACCCTGCTTCGGAACTCATCAACAAAGGTTACGAGATCCCCCACATTATCGGCTTGTTGTGGGACAAACGCTTGATCTCGAAGCAGGAGGCTGAAATCATCAAGCGCATTTTAATGTTATCGGCCGACCACGGTCCGTGCGTCAGTGGCGCCTACGCCACGATCCTGGCGGCCTGTGCCGGCATCGGCTTGTCGCAGGCTGTTGCGGCGGGCCTGATCATGATCGGACCGCGTTTTGGTGGAGCCGTAACGGATGCGGGTCGGTACTTCAAGTACGCGGTCGACAACAAGATGACGGTCGACGATTTCCTCGCCTACATGAAGAAAAACGTCGGCCCCGTGCCCGGCATCGGGCATCGTGTTAAAAGCCTCCGGAATCCTGACAAGCGTGTCAAAGAATTGGTTAGTTATGTAAAGAGCCTCAACATGAAGACCCCGTGCCTCGATTTTGCCCTATCGGTGGAGCAGATCACGGCCGCCAAGAAAGACAATCTGATTTTAAACGTCGATGGCACGATGGCCGCGGTGCTGGTGGATATTGGCTTCCCGGTCGACAGCCTCAATGGCTTCTTTATTCTGGCGCGTACGATCGGGTTGATTGGTCATTGGGTGGATCAAAAGCGACAGGACAGCCGCTTGATCAGGCTATTCGATTATTTGGTCAACTATGCCGCGCCGAAGCGGAGAGAGGTACCACCTCTCAAATAGAGAGGTGGGATCGCTCGTTACCACGGGGTGAGTGAATGGGAAGTTCACCGCCCAGCACCGAGAACTAAAGACGGGAGCTCAGCAATGTCACTCGAACTTGCAAAAAGTCTCTATAGCCGTATGCCGGGTATTTTTTCGAAAGCGCGGAAGAAGTTCGGCCGAGGCCTAACGCTGACGGAAAAGGTGTTGGTGTCCCACGCGGACAATTTCAATACCCAGGTGTGGGAACGTGGCAAGGCTATGCTGGCTCTTCGGCCAGATCGGGTTGCCATGCAAGACGCGACCGCGCAAATGGCCATGCTGCAGTTCATGCAAGCCAATAAAAAGAAGGCGGCGGTCCCCAGCACGATTCACTGCGATCACCTCATCCGGGCGGAAATGGGTTCGGAAAAAGATCTACTGCGCGCAATGGACGAGAACAAGGAAGTGTATAACTTTCTTGCGTCGGCCGCGAAGAAATACGGGATTGGGTTCTGGAAACCGGGCGCAGGGATTATTCACCAGGTGGTGCTGGAGAACTACGCCTTTCCTGGCGGCCTGATCATCGGTACCGATTCACATACGCCCAATGGCGGTGGGTTGGGTATGTTGGCGATCGGGGTGGGCGGCGCAGATGCCGGTGAAGTCATGGCGGGGTTACCCTGGGAGGTGCTCCATCCAAAGCTGATCGGTGTGCGGCTTACCGGGAAGTTGACCGGTTGGGCCTCGCCGAAGGACGTCATTCTCTACTTGTGCGGATTGTTGACGGTCAAGGGGGGGACCAACAAGATCGTCGAGTACTTCGGACCTGGTGCGGAAACCATCAGCGCAACCGGAAAGGGCACCATCTGTAATATGGGGGCCGAACTCGGGGCGACCACGTCGGTCTTCCCGTTCGACCAGAAGATGGTAGCCTATCTCAATATTACGGATCGTGCCGATCTCGCAAACTTGGCCACGTCGAACAGAGAGTTGTTGGTCGCCGACCCAGAAGTCTCTCAGTCGCCTGAGAAGTACTACGACCAGATCGTCGAAATCGATCTGTCCAAGTTGGAGCCGCATGTAGTGGGCCCGCATACCCCGGACCTGGCTCGGCCGATCTCCAAAATGGCGGCGGAGGCGAAGGAGAAGGGGTACCCGGTTGAGCTGAAGGCTGCGCTGATCGGGAGCTGCACTAATTCGTCGTATGAGGATATCAGCCGCTCGGCGCACATCGCCAAGCAGGGACTGAA harbors:
- a CDS encoding ATP citrate lyase, with the translated sequence MSILANKDTRVVIQGGQAGVNAARRMAEFCYLIKRPLNVEAFVYPPDAGKTNEIPYGSGLIAIPVYRTIAEATKSHPGINTSLVYIGADRAMKGGMEALDDPHIKVVSMITEGVPEKDAKLLGTHARKLGKVFNGPSSIGVISAGACRLGVIGGAFDNLVLSKLYREGSFGVITKSGGLSNEIIWICSQFADGVTTAIGIGGDAYPGTDYVSYLEMFEQDPQTKAVVIVGEMGGDLEERAAEWYGAKKRRIKLIAVVSGFCQESLPKGMKFGHAGAKEGMKGEGSARSKSDALKKSGAIVPPTFGALGPAIKETYQELLKSGQVKEVVEPSVLPKLPKSVEEAMRADEVMVAPLIRTTISDDRGDEPCYDGYPASELINKGYEIPHIIGLLWDKRLISKQEAEIIKRILMLSADHGPCVSGAYATILAACAGIGLSQAVAAGLIMIGPRFGGAVTDAGRYFKYAVDNKMTVDDFLAYMKKNVGPVPGIGHRVKSLRNPDKRVKELVSYVKSLNMKTPCLDFALSVEQITAAKKDNLILNVDGTMAAVLVDIGFPVDSLNGFFILARTIGLIGHWVDQKRQDSRLIRLFDYLVNYAAPKRREVPPLK
- the acn gene encoding aconitate hydratase, with protein sequence MSLELAKSLYSRMPGIFSKARKKFGRGLTLTEKVLVSHADNFNTQVWERGKAMLALRPDRVAMQDATAQMAMLQFMQANKKKAAVPSTIHCDHLIRAEMGSEKDLLRAMDENKEVYNFLASAAKKYGIGFWKPGAGIIHQVVLENYAFPGGLIIGTDSHTPNGGGLGMLAIGVGGADAGEVMAGLPWEVLHPKLIGVRLTGKLTGWASPKDVILYLCGLLTVKGGTNKIVEYFGPGAETISATGKGTICNMGAELGATTSVFPFDQKMVAYLNITDRADLANLATSNRELLVADPEVSQSPEKYYDQIVEIDLSKLEPHVVGPHTPDLARPISKMAAEAKEKGYPVELKAALIGSCTNSSYEDISRSAHIAKQGLKAGLKAKTSFLISPGSERIYHTMKRDGFLETFEQLGGTVLSNSCGPCIGQWKRADGVKGKADSIVSSFNRNFPGRNDGISETLSFLASPEVVTAYALAGELGFDPVHQTLKGADGNEFKLEAPQGEELPAKGFAKGEEGFVAPAENGEGLTVDIPPTSERLQLLQPFPRWDGRDFDKLPLLIKTKGKTTTDHISPAGPWLKFRGHLDKISDNMFLGANNAFSSESGKGTDVLTGESGLTIAQIARRYKAKGVGAAVVGDENYGEGSSREHAAMSPRFLNVKIVLTKSFARIHETNLKKQGILALTFADPKDYEKIEQKDRISVTGLNAVAPGKPVQVTIHKPDGKALTIQANHSMTEQQLAWFRAGSALNALN